In the Terriglobus sp. RCC_193 genome, TCTTGTTCAAAAGGCATTTACCTTCCTTCATGGGTTCTGCGACAAGAGAGAAACCCCGGCGTGTGGCCGGGGCTGCAAAGTCTGCGGATGGGTGGAGTGTCATGCTGCCTTCTGGATCTTCTGCGCACGTAAGCGAGCAATCTGTGATCTGGCTTTCCTCTCGTCAGGCGAGAGAGTCAAGGGTGATTTCTCAAAGAGTTGTTTGGGAGTGCATCCGATAGACGCAGCGATGGTTTCTTCTCCATCTGCTTCTGTCATCTGATCTTCTTTCTTCTCCCTCTCTCTTCTTTCATCTGTCATCTTTCCTCTGTCATCTTCATAGGGGTCTGTCAAAGACGCTGTCACAGGGTCTGTGACAAGCTGAGACTTTGCTTTTCCCTGTCTTGCCTTCAGGCCGCGTCGTTGGTTTGCTTCCACAGTCTTCGAGACTTCTGCGAGAGAAGCATCAAGTTGATCGTGGCGCAGACTGCCGTTCGACATTTCGAAGAACTCGCCGATGACTGATTCGGTGATCCCTTCGGAGTCCTTGCCGAGTTGCGCGAGACGCTGAAGTTGTTTCATGTCTGACGGAAGGCCCTGCCTGTACCAGTACGCGATGTAGAGCCGCGTATACGCCCTGAATGCTGCGTCATCGAGGTGATCGGTTTGGTTTAAGAAGTCGGCTGCCCAGAATTTGACCCAAGGCAGAAATAGTTTTTCTGGCATGTACTTTCCCAAGTGGTTTTAGTTATTCCCTCCAAGTAGGCAAAGTGGGCCATCCCCAGCGCCGAAGATGGCCCATGCACGCACTTGGGGTACGTGAACTTTTGAAATTGTGTGCAGAGCTAATAGCCAGTGCGTTGCGTGGCGGCGATACGGTTCACGACGCGGCGAACATCGCCCATATTCAGCCGCTCAGCGAGGAGTCTTCGCTCAACATAGACGGCGGCTGCGGGATTGCCTTTCCTGACGAGGTTTTTCGCGTCTCGAAAGGTCGCGCGATTCAGTTGTTCAATGTCGGTGCTCAATGCAGCTTCGCGTTCCTCGTTAGTGAGGAATTGCCACAACTCCACGCCGATGGCGTGCGCCCATTGGTAGCTGTCCATGTATCTCCTGAATAGAAACAGCGACGGGCAGGTTCTCCCGTCGCCATTGGTCGTTCCGGCTGTTTTCACTACGCACCACGTCGGGGGTACATTTGCCGGGACGAAACTAAGGGCCGTCGATGCGAGAAGGAAGTGAACGCAAGGACGGCCCGTTTCCCCATGCCGGTTAGGCGCGGGGCCGCTCAACACGTAGGGGTAGCCGGTGCTACGCGGAGCGAAATTTGAAGCGACAGACGAGGAAGGACGCGCATGGCTACGCACTCGTCCGTCGCTCTGCTGCGCGTCCTACTTCGCAGCGCAGTCTGCCCAATCAGGCAGACGAGCAAAAAGTGTGCCGCCCGTTGTGGGCGGCGGTTTGCCGACCATTAAATCCAGCGGCGTAGCTGGCCGAAGCCGCGAAGCTGGTAATACTTTTGGCGATCCGTGTTCATCAGTCGATTTGCTTCCACGTGGGTACCCGGCCCGAAGAATCGGGCGACGTCTTCTCGCGTTGGTACGGCGGTCATACCCAAGGAAACAGCGAGTTCGTTATCGGAGAGCCGGTCCAGTTGATAGGGCTTCATCTTTCTTGAAAGTTGTTCTGCGGTCAGCTTGGCGGCGGTGCCACTGCCCTGCTGTGACGTAGGGCGAGACTGCCCTGCCTGCACGGCATCAAGCAAACCGCGAAGGCGATGATTTTCAGCCTTCGCATCATCTAAGAGGGCCGCGTAGTCGACAACACCCTGTTCTGCACTCGCGAACTGTTCTGGGTTCGACTCACGGCGGCGCATGAAGTCGTCCCAATCCGGCTTAAGGTTTTCGTCACGGATACTATCCACGGCAGAGGGGATACCGTTGGGTTCCACTCGTTCAGGGGCGCGAGCAAATTCGCGCACGGCATTGATTTCCTTGGCTTCTTGTTCTGTCACTTCTTGTCTTCTTCCTTTGTTTTGTCTGCGGTGGTGGTGGTGGGCTGCCTATTGGTCCAGCTTTGGATTTGTTGCGCGAACACGTTCGTCTGATCGCATGACCTACCGGGATGCTTCAAACGTCGAGTCACTGCAAACGCTCCGCGTGATCTCGCAAGTCCTGGATCGTGTACTCCACCGTTCCTTGTCCATCTCGGAACTGGCGAAGCGTGCCTGCATCAACGGCAGCCTGAAGAGCTTCAGATTTGACCGCGAGAATGGCGGCGGCTTCTGCGGCAGAGAGGCGAGGTTGCGGATATTCGGCGGTGTTAGAGGGCATCGTCTTCGCCTCCGCGACTGCGGCAACTGATGAAGCGACTGAGGTCGCCTCGCTGGATTCGGATGCATCGCTTTGTGCCAAGTCGGACGCTGCGTAGGGTGCCAGCGCGAAGCCAGTCGCGGATCGTAAACGGAGACACGCTTAGGTGTTCCGCCGCTTCCGCAACGGTGAGAAATGGTTTGTCCATTGTGTATGTGTTGTCCTTTATCGGGGAAAGAAAAAGGCCCAACACCGGCTATGGTGTGGGCCTTCTATGCTTTCTAGGGAAGCCTCAGCGTGCTTGACGCCTGACCTCTACCTATGCTTATAGGATATCACATTTATGCAGTTTGTCAAGCCCTCTCCATAAAAGGGAGTACCTAAGCTACTCATTCCAAGGGAGAAAATAAATTTGGCCAAGGTTTCGAAGTCGCTGAAAAATTGCGTGATACCACCGCGTACTTTCGCCGTTTCTTACCCCTACCATGAAGCACTAGCCTAGCGCCGTGGCGTAGGCCATAGCCGGGAGCAGATGTGTAGATGGAACCGTTCCCGACGGTGCTAGGCATACTATGCAGCCAGTACGCAGAATCAACAACTTACAAATTTCTACAGAATGTTGTTGACGTATTAACGGTAGTATACGTACAGTATAGATATGACAGAGGCAGTTGCGTATCTGAGAGTGAGCGGAGCTGGACAGGTAGACCGTGACGGCTTCATAAGACAACAGGAGGCGATTGAGCGTTATGCGAGTGCGCACGGCTTGAATGTCATCGAGGTCTTTAGAGAAGAAGGTGTTTCAGGAACCAAAGACCTTGAAAACCGGCCTGCTCTGCAAAATCTGTTACTGGCAATCAATGAAGGCGATGCCCAGGTCGTTCTCATTGAGCGACTGGACAGGCTCGCGAGAGACTTGATGATTCAGGAAACGATTCTTGGCGATCTGCGTAAGAGGGGAATCACGGTCATCTCAGTCGCAGAGCCGGACTTGTGCAGCGATGATCCTTCACGGAAGTTGATGAGGCAGATATTCGGTGCCATCGCAGAGTATGACAAGGCGATGATCGTCCTCAAACTACGTGGTGCAAGGCAGCGTATGAAGGCGAAAACGGGTCGCTGTGAAGGCGCAAAAGCTTTCGGCACATCTGGCCATCATCGTGTCACCATCGACCGCATTTTGAGCCTTAGGGACGCGGGGATGGCCGTCGATAAGATTGCAGAGACGATCAACTCAGAAGGTCTGCCCTCAAAGAACGGTGGACGGTGGTATGGAAGCTCCGTTCGGAATGTCCTGCTGCGTGAGCAAGGGAAGGCGGTGGCGGCATGACAGCAAAGAAAGCCAGTCCCCAAAGGGGCAAGCGAGTCACCATGTATCTGCGCGATGAGGACAGGGAGAAGGTTCGGCAGCTCATGGCCGATATCGCCTTGCAGGGGGAGAGAGTCAGTGAAAGCCTGATTGTGCGTGCTGCGATCCTTGCGGCAGAACCGGGAAAGAAGTTCCTCACCGCTTATAAGCAGGCCGCATCGGTAGATCTTCGGTTCAATGCCAGTGAGTAGTCACTTGGTACGACTCGTACCTCATTTTCACCCCAAAACGGTACGGATAACTACGACCTCTATCAACGAAAAGGCCCGTCATTGCTAGACAAAAGCGAATAACGGGCTAAAATTGACTGGGTTTAGGATGTGCAGGACTTTTGTGGGATGTTGGGAGTAGCCACTATGTACTCTATTGCTTTGCGGACAACTTCCTCTTGCCAATAGACGGTGAAACTCGTGAGCCAATAATCGGGGATTTCGACAGCTACGGACTCATTGGTTCGGAAATACTCGATTGTTTGGTTCACAATCGCGCCTTGGCTGACGGCTGAAAATGTTGAACCACGGTCAGCAGACTCCAACTTCAATGTGAAATGAAGAGTGAAGAATGGACTCACTGGATCATCCTCGAACGTCGGTTTAGCGGACGCAAGAGAAACACAGTAGATCGCCACCAGAGTTAGTCCCTGTTCGCTTCGAGATAACTTGCTACTTGTTCGTCGGTCATGCCGGCGAAGTCTATGCTCTCGTCGGCAGTTGTCCATTCGTAGATTTCCGGACGTTCTTTACCAAAGTACTTTCGGAGCCGTGCAATCTTCTCAACAGCCTTGCGCTGCCTATCGCTTATTTGAATATCGATCGTCATGTTTCTTTCTCCACCGGAAGCATAAAACGAATGGGCCTGTGGAGAACCGGCGAAAAGCTGCCATCGTTTGGCAGTAGTATGGCTCTCATTATGGGCCGTAAACGGAAATCTCTGACACCAGCGGAAGCTAATGCTATGCGACGTGCGAAGAAGTCTTATCGGAACGCCACATCAAATCTTAAGAGCCGGGCATTGCACCTCGTTCCACCTGACGAGCCTTCGAGGCGAGCAACACGCCCATTGTCCTCTCGAACTGGAGTTGTTGCTATCGGTGCAGGCAGAGGCAAGCGAGCACCACTGACGCCTGATGAAGTGGAGAGCTTACCGAAAAAGAAGGCCGCGAAGTTGCCCGTACTGCCTGCACGCAAGAGGAAAACGACTAAGCCGAAGAGGACACAGTATGAGGGAACGATTCGCTTCGAGGGCAACGTGCGCGTCCTGCAAGGCGGTCTGCCAGAACTGGGTAAACGCCGATAGCTAATACGAGAATGGCCGGGGCTGCTGTGTGGGCAGGTCCCGGCCTTGGATCGTTTGCAGAGTATGCAGCTAGACGGCTACGGCTTCCATACTCCGCAGCAGACCTAGAGCTTCCTTGCGAGATTCGGTGGAGAATTTCAAAGCGTGTTCCAACAGCCCGGAGTGGTTGGCGATCTTGTCGAGGGCGTCTATCAGGTCGATAACAGCATTGTCGAAATCTGATATCAAATCAAATTGGGCATGTGACACGGCTTCGTCAAGTTCATTTGAGGTAGCAGAGGGTGTAAGGCTAGAGCAAAACAAGCATTGCGCCATATAAATCAAATCATCCTTGGTTCAGGGTTCCGTAAATTCCCGGTGGACAGCGAGCCGGGAGCATCGTTGCAGACCATGCAAACAATAGACTGTTTTCAGATTCCTGAACGAATATCGTGGGCAAGTTCGTTCCAATAATGCCGGAAAAGGGCAACCAACAACTTTACCTTCGACCCGCGATTCGTGCGGGTTTCGTGTTTCACCCGCGCCCAGCGCGGGTTTTATTGTTTGTGGGATATTTTCAATGCAGTCAACGGAACCAACTGAATACCACTGAAACAAGCGGATTTGTGACACCAAGCTATGTAGGTGACACCAAGTATCGAGGAACGATGAGCGAGCATGCACTACGCGTTATGCGGAAGGTGAAGATCGAGGGGAAGTGGGTCCTTGCACCCGTACCCTTATCGAAGGGCAAACCGGATCCATCTCATGTGATGCACAAGGGAAAGATCACACCGGTTGAAGGTGGGACCTTCTACTTGGATCATGGTCACGGCCGCGGGCGCGCAATTTGCAGGGATTGCACCTCACTGCTTTTAGTATGTTGCTGGCGTTTTGTAGCTTTGTTCTATGTTTTTAGTTCATGACGAAGGCAAACAGCTTATCGCCTGCGCCAACGAGCACATATTGATGGCCATCCAACATATAGGTGATCGCGCCGTTCGACACGCCCGTACCCAGGTTCACATGCCATAGCGATTTGCCTGTTGTGGCATCCATCGCAATAAAGTTATTGTTCGGATCGCCCGTAAACAGCAAGTTGCCCGCAGTGCTCAGCAAGCCGCCTTTACTTCCCGGAGTCTCCCACGTGTGACTCCACTTGATCTTGCCCGTGCGGTAGTCCAGCGCTTCAAGAATCGCCTCTGACCAATGTCCATTCTGTTGACCGCCCCAGCCTTCAGGTCTGTTGGTGTCGTCATAGATGTAGAACATCGAATACGAGTGTGTTGCGTTCACATAAAACAATCCCGTTGCAGGGCTGAATGATGGCGGCTCCCAGTTCACACCGCCCGAAGCGTCCGGTGCAACCAGAACACCCGGAATCTGCGGTTCTTTTGCGGTATCAGGAATCGGTTGCCCCTTTGCATCCAGCCCCTTCACCCAGTTCGTCTTCACAAACTCTGTGCTCACAAAGTTCTTGCCGGTCTCGCGGTCCAATACAAAGAACCATCCGTTTCGGCTCGCCTGCGCCAGCAGTTTGTGATGTTTGCCATCCATCACTCCATCAAACAAAACAGGCGTTTGAATCGCATCCCAATCATGCGTGTCGTGCGGTGAAGGTTGAAAGTACCAGGCCATCTTGCCTGTATCGGCATGCAGGGCCACAATCGATTCCGTGAAAAGGTTGGCGCCTGCGCGTGAGCTTGCATTCAACACCGGTTGCGGATTCCCTGTACCGATGTAAAGAAGATTCAACTCAGGGTCATAGGTTGGAGGAATCCATGTCATACCGCCGCCATGCGCCATTGCGTCCGCACTCGGCCATGTCTCTGATCCCGGCTCGCCCGGTTTCGGCACCACAGACCAGTGCCATTGCAG is a window encoding:
- a CDS encoding acido-empty-quinoprotein group A → MKFFTTLLLTLFALTSLHATAQEGKVGAGLDPASIVHPAPDSWPTYNGDYSGRRFSTLTQINDKNVKSLSLAWLYQMPNLGEGMVRRLAGTPIVVNGVIYITTADHVWALDARTAKELWHFMWTTKGGIHLGNRGAAISGNTLYFETPDCNLVALNIADGTKRWSQSICDLDQMYYASVAPVVVKNHVITGVSGDDLDRPGYLEAHDPETGALQWHWSVVPKPGEPGSETWPSADAMAHGGGMTWIPPTYDPELNLLYIGTGNPQPVLNASSRAGANLFTESIVALHADTGKMAWYFQPSPHDTHDWDAIQTPVLFDGVMDGKHHKLLAQASRNGWFFVLDRETGKNFVSTEFVKTNWVKGLDAKGQPIPDTAKEPQIPGVLVAPDASGGVNWEPPSFSPATGLFYVNATHSYSMFYIYDDTNRPEGWGGQQNGHWSEAILEALDYRTGKIKWSHTWETPGSKGGLLSTAGNLLFTGDPNNNFIAMDATTGKSLWHVNLGTGVSNGAITYMLDGHQYVLVGAGDKLFAFVMN
- a CDS encoding recombinase family protein, yielding MTEAVAYLRVSGAGQVDRDGFIRQQEAIERYASAHGLNVIEVFREEGVSGTKDLENRPALQNLLLAINEGDAQVVLIERLDRLARDLMIQETILGDLRKRGITVISVAEPDLCSDDPSRKLMRQIFGAIAEYDKAMIVLKLRGARQRMKAKTGRCEGAKAFGTSGHHRVTIDRILSLRDAGMAVDKIAETINSEGLPSKNGGRWYGSSVRNVLLREQGKAVAA
- a CDS encoding helix-turn-helix domain-containing protein; protein product: MDKPFLTVAEAAEHLSVSPFTIRDWLRAGTLRSVRLGTKRCIRIQRGDLSRFISCRSRGGEDDAL
- a CDS encoding DUF1376 domain-containing protein, translating into MPEKLFLPWVKFWAADFLNQTDHLDDAAFRAYTRLYIAYWYRQGLPSDMKQLQRLAQLGKDSEGITESVIGEFFEMSNGSLRHDQLDASLAEVSKTVEANQRRGLKARQGKAKSQLVTDPVTASLTDPYEDDRGKMTDERREREKKEDQMTEADGEETIAASIGCTPKQLFEKSPLTLSPDERKARSQIARLRAQKIQKAA